The segment TGACTTAGTTGGATTAGGGTAAATACTTAGTTCCTGATTGATATTGATATCGTGTATACCTACATTATTAATGTTCACATTTAAAGAAGCCGAGTCTTTGCAACCATTGGTATTGGTAGCCAATACACCTAATTTACCTGTTCCTTTGCTGGTCCACATCACAGAAATGGCATTGGTATTTTGACCTGATTGTATAGTACCATTTTGAATGCTCCAATTATAGGTAGCATTGTTTTGTGCAGGTACTGAGTATGGTATTGCAATACCCGGATTACTTACATTTATACTACCCGTTATACTACCCGTTATACTACCTATTATTGGGTTAGGGAACACAGTAATATTTTGACTTATAGAATCAATACATTTATCGTTAACTGTTACTACCAATGTAATAGGGTATGTGTTACTATTGCTATACGTTATTGATGGAGAACGTTGTATTGAGTTGTTTCCATTACCCAATTGCCAATAATATTTTACAGTGCTGTTATCTGGAGTACTGGTATTAGTAAAAACAAAATTGTTGTTTTTTAAACATTGTGCAGAGTCGTTAATTGTAAAACTGGCTTTAGGTGAAGCAATAACAGCAACATTGGTGCTGAAAGAGTCAATACATTTGTTATTGGCAGTAACCAAAAGTTTTACACTGTAAACATTGAATGTATTATAAGAATAATCAGGCGAACGTTGGGTAGAAGTATCACCATTACCAAACTGCCACATATACTTTATAGTAATGTTATCAGGGGTACTGGAATTGTTAAATAAGAAATTATTATTTTTTAAACATTGACTAGCTTTATTAACCGTAAAACCAACATTAGTAGCATTGGCAATTACAGTCACATTTTTTGTAAGCGTATCAGTACAACCGTTGTTATTGCTTATCAGTTTCACAATGTAATTACCTACATTTGGGTAAGAATAGTTTTGAGTGATATTATTAGAAGCAATAAAACCAGTACCCCAGTTCCAAATATAATTAACAGATGCACCTTGATTATTGGTTTGGTTGGTGAACACAAAGGCATTGTTTTTTACACATTGCGAAGAATCATTGATACTGAATTGAGGGGTTACTGTTTGTTTTACAATTATTATTTTTTGTATAGAATCAATACAGTTCTTATCAGAGGTAGCAATTAGTTTAACCGTTAAACTCCCTGTATCAACCATGTTTTTGATAGGTGATGTTAAATTAGAGTTAGTCCCATCACTAAACTTCCAGTTGTAGCTCATTGTTCCACTGTTAATGGCGCTAGTATTGATAAAACTAACTGGATTATTTGGTAAACAAATAAGATTGCCACTGGTAAAAGAAGGAATAGGAAGAGGATAAAAATGAAAAGTTTTAACTACTGAAGTATCACTACAACCGGTATTGCTTACAATGGCTCTGATAGCACCAGTCGTATCTAACCATAAACTATCATTATTGGCAGCAGGAATAACGGTATTGTTGAATAACCATTTAAAAGTATAGTTGCTGTCATTGGGTAATACCGAAAGCAAAATATTGGAACCTTTGCAAATAGAATCTGTATTGCTGAAAATAATGGGTTGAGTAAAACCAGGTACAATGCTAATAGGGAAATAGGGGTCATAAGCAGTACTATCACTGGATACCCTAAGTCTTAATTTATAATTACCAGTAGTACTTAGTTCACTGGGTATATTTAAATTAATGCTACCAGTATTGGCATTACTTATTTTAGAACCGACAAGAATAGGGGTATTAAAATTACCTAATGAATCGGACAAATGCGCATAGAATATATTGCCAGCCGTTAAGGTTATACCGCTTACCTTATAACTCATACTTACAGGTATTATTTTATTGGCACAAAACACTTTTCTATTGGTACTATCAAAACTTACTTTGGCGAAAAGAGGTGTATTTACTTTTATACTAATTCCTCGTATGGCAGAAGCATTTAATGGACAAAATCTATCTCTACCTGTAACGGTAAATAAATAAGGTTGATCTCTAATAGCAGAGGTAGGAGGCGTCCAACAAAATTTAAAACTGTCGTTTAAAGGGCCAGATGTACTCCTTTGTGATAGTATATAGTTTCTTGCCCAAGTGGCATTAGCCATGACGGGGATATATTGTAGCGGGTTATTCCATGTTAAGTCTGTCGAATCGGCTAATATAGGATTGGGTGTAGCACTTAAATTTGCTTGGTCTGCCGCCACAATATCTAAACATATTTGTTGATTAACATTAACAGAAAAGCTTTGGGTGTTTTGTAAAATACCATCTTGATATATTTTTATTCTGGGTGTTAAATTGCCATTACACAATTGCGTTTGGAATTGTATATCACGTCTTGTTATACCCACATTTACTCGGGTATTTCCTGATTTTTTCCATTGGGTTACTTCTATTACCAAATTTGAAACCCATGCACCGCTGGGTCTGAACATCACATCACCAGTTATAGGGTCAATTCGCAAGCCTGCAGGATAGGGTCCACTAGCGTTGGGTGCTCCCAGATAAGCAAAAGGGTAACCAGCACTGTAAGGAGGATTATAGGTAACTGACGAACCTGGGTTTTGTAAACTGGCGCCAAAGGTATAGCTTAAGGAATCACCATCGGGGTCAATAGCGCCTAAATTGTATACATAATCAACACCGGCACAAACCAAAGGAACTGCTTCGTTGGTAAAAATGGGGGAATTATTACAGCTTGTTAAGCAACGGTTAATGATACATTCCGTATAAAGATTACTAGGTAAAAAATTTGTTATAGCCTCAGTTCTACAACATATACTTAAACCCAAAGCTACCTTACAGCACGAAGTTGGTAAGGAGTTTAAATTCACATTGCCTTCAAAAATATATACTTCTATACCAGGCGCAAAAGTACCAGCAGTGCGCGTATTACAATTGGTGCAAATAGTTTTTACCGAATCACATGTTTGAATAATATCATACCCATTGATTCCTGATTGTATGGCTAAAGTATAGTTTCCAAAGCTAGTTCCTAAACAGGATGAGTCTGCCCCAATAATAGGCGTACCAAAACCCGCATTTGTGGTCGTGCATCCGGCTGTAGTGCCATTTGGTATGGCTTGCGAACACCCATTACAGAGGGGCACCCCTTGGCAACTACGATATACTTTAAGGTTTACTTTATACACTCCTAAGGTAGGTGTACATTGGTAACTTAAATCGGCTCCTAATATCTCCGCTTTTGTTGTTTTTCCAAGTATAAGAAGTAAAAGAAAAAAAAAGAAGTAGTGTTTTGTTTTCATAATAGGCTTGGGTTATGTTGCTAATATATAGTATTGTATACCAGGCTTAAACATAATAAATTCTTAATGCCCTGATTTATGAAACTATTAAGAGTATGGATTACTAAATATTTTAAAATAGGAGGATACTCTTTTATTGGACGAATTAATCATTCATAAAACCTGTGACCTCTTGTAAATAAGTGCTATTCATAAAATTAAAACATTAATGGCATCCGTTTGTAAAATTTAAGCACAAATTTTCATGGTTATTTTTCCTTTAGCGCTTATTATTGTTGCGTTCATTTAAAAAGCAATTATTTATTGGTATGGAATTTAAGGTAAAAACTTTAGCTAATGTAGTAGCTGCGGGTGAAGAGGTAGAAATATTATTTTGGGTTGGCTGTGCCGGTAGTTTTGATGAACGTGCACAAAAAATTACCAAGGCCGTAGCTAAAATTCTACATCATGCAGATATAAAATTTGCTATTTTGGGTACAGAAGAAGCCTGTACTGGCGATCCGGCTAAAAGAGCAGGTAATGAGTTTTTATTCCAGATGCTAGCCATGCAAAACATTACTACCATGAATGCTTATGGCGTAAAAAAAATTGTTACTGCCTGCCCACATTGTTTTAATACTTTAAAAAATGAATACCCTGTTTTAGGAGGTAATTACGAAGTAGTTCACCATACTGCTTTAATCAATGAATTATTAACTACAGGCAAACTTTCCATTGAAGGCGGCCCCTATAAAGGCAAACGTATTACCTACCACGATAGCTGTTATTTAGGCAGAGCCAATGGTATTTACGAAGCGCCTAGAAATATTATTGAGAAGTTGGATGTGGAGTTGGTGGAGATGAAACGTTCAAAAGCCAATGGCTTGTGTTGTGGTGCCGGTGGGGCACAAATGTTTAAAGAAGCAGAAAACGGAACTAAAGAAGTTAACTTGGAAAGAGCAGACGATATGTTGGAAACACAATCAAATATAGTAGCAGCTGCTTGTCCATTTTGTATGACTATGTTGCGTGATGGTATAAAACACCACAATAAAGAACAGGAAGTACAGGTATTGGATGTAGCAGAATTAATAGCTACAGCGATAGATTTGTAAAACTAAAACTCACTCATTGCTTACATACTTATACACTTGAAAAAACAATTTTTCTTACTACTACTTGTATTATTTTATAGTATTACTGGCACTGCTCAAAACCACAAAATTGACAGTGTTTGGCAAAAGGTGTATGCTTTTGAAAAAACCAATAACTATAAAACAGACACCAATTATTTAAATACACTTAACCAGTTAGCACATTTATACCAGCAGGTTAATCCAGATAGCTCCATTGCGTTAGCGCGTAAATGTTTTGCTTTGAGTGTAAATGTAGTGGGTAGTAAAGTAGAGGCTTTAAGAGGTATTGGCTTGGCATTAACCACCAAAGGTAGGTATGCGGAAGCCTTAGCTAATTTTAATATAGCCTTAGCACTGGCTCAGGAAAACAGGATTGAAAAAGAAATAGGCAAGTTATATAACTCCATAGCTATTGTTTATAAATACCAGGGAAAATATACCGAAGCAATGAATTTATATTATAAGTCGTTGCATATAAAGGAAAAGGTTGGTGATAAAAAAGGCATTGCCAATAGTTATGGTAATATTGCTATTGTATACAGAAAACTAAAACAGTATAAATTAGCAGAGAAAACGTACCAAAAAGCGTTGGCTATATTTATAGAACTAAAAGATAGTTTAAGTATTTCAAATTCTTATTATAATTTAGGGAGTGTTTGTCTTTCCAACCGTTCCTATGCACAAGCACTAAAGCTGTTCAACAGAGCACTAATCATTCAGCAAATATATAATGATAAAAAAAGTTTAGCTATAACATTGCATAACATAGGTAATGTGCTGTCATTGTTGAAAAAGAGCCAAGATGCTTTGACGTATTATTTAAAAGCATTGCAAATACATCAGGAAGTAGATAACCAATCAGGTGTATACGATGTTTATTTTAGTTTAAGCGAATGTTACGATAAGCTCCATAACAATGATAAAGCTTTTTATTATGCAAAACAGGCATTGATTATTGCTAAACAATTGGGCAATAAAGACAATAACCGAGATATAAATGAACATTTAAGTGCTTTATATAAAAAGGCAAATAATTATAATGAAGCACTGTATCATTATGAACAGTTTAAATTGTATTCCGACAGTCTAATCAACAACGGACGAGATTGGGAAATAGCGAGGCTTGAGGCTGCTTTTGATTTTGAAAATAAAGCAGCATTATTAAAGACTGAACAGTTAGAAAAAGAAGCTGCTTATTTACGTGAAAACAACAGGCAAAAAACATTGATTGTAATTATATTAACCGGATTGGCTTTTAGTGTGTTGACCTTGATTTTGATTTTACGTAGCAGGCGTAAACTGCGTCAGGCATATTCACAATTGCAGTTAGCCAATGAATCTATTCAAAAACAAAAAAACGAAATTGATTTGCTAAACAATACTTTGCAGGAACGTGTGAAAGAACGTACCCTTACTTTAGAAAATGCAAACAGCAAATTAAGACAATATACCTTTACCAATAATCATTTGGTGCGCAGACCTGTTGCCAATATTTTAGGGCTAACAAAATTGTTTAACAATGATAATTCAAGTGAGTCGGAAAATGCGGAAGTGGTAAAAATGATAGCACAAAGCGCTCATGAATTAGACGATATTATCCGTGAAATAAACAACCATTTAAACATAGAAGAATATCCGGATAGTAACAAAGCCTAGTTATTTATTGCCTGTAATTGAATATTGATTTCGCTAAAAGAAGGCCTTTGTGAAATACTAGCTTGCATACAATCATCTTTCAATAGACTTAATTTATTTATCACATTTTGTTGTTTGTCTTCATTAGGCAAATAGCCCAATAAATCATCTAGTAAACAACCATAAGCCCTTACCTCAATTCTTTCTATGGCTGCTCCTTCGTTTGTTTGCGGGTTGTAAAAAGTAGCTGCACCAAAATCACCAAACAAATGATTTCCTGCCTGGTCGTACATAATATTATGTGCATATAAATCGCCATGGTTAATGCCAAGACTATGTAAGTGCTCGCCAACTGAAGCCATGCCTTTGGCAATAGTTAGTATTTGTTGTAAGCTAAAAGAAGTTCCATTATCAAATACATCGCGTGAACAACTGGCTAAGTTGGGAGGATTACCCAAGTTTTTAAAATGAGCGGGAATTAACGACAATACCAAGGCTTCTTTTTGTTCAGGATGGTTGTGGACTTTACCCATTACTGCTATTAGATTAGGGTGGTTACCGGCAGCCATGCAAGCATTCATTTCGTTCAGTGGTAAACCATCGCTGGTTACTTCACCTTTAAATATTTTAACCGCTACTGTTTCTTGCGTATCCTTGTTTAAATAAGCTTTATAAATAACACCCGATGCACCCTGGCCTAATTGTTCCAGTAAATGAATATTGTTCCAATCAATCAGTGCTAATTTATTGGGTATTTGGTGCGTTTCGGTAAATGGATTACCTGCGTAAGCCAGCCATGAAAGTTTAGGTAATTGTAAAATCCATACAGGTAACTCAGTAAGTAAGTTAGCCGATATTCTTATCAACTCAAGACTTTTACAATTTGCCATTTCAGCAGGCAATGCTTTTATTTTATTGCCGGCCAAAGCCAGTTTTTGTAAGCGGTAACATTTACCTATAGAAGCGGGAATTACTTCAATTTGGTTGTTGGTTAATATAAGCCAGTGTGTTATTTCTGGTAACGATTCTTCGCTTACTGTTTTTATTTGATTCGATTTAAAACCAATCATTTCTAAACTTTTGCATTTGCCTAAAACCGCAGGCAATTCAGTAAAGTTATTATCAGAGAAAAAAGCAATTTTAAGTTTGCTTAAACAGGCAAATTCATTGGGTAAACTGCTTAATTCGTTTTGGGATAAATCTAAAATTTCCAATGTATCCGCCAGGTTGAAAATTTCAGTAGGAAATTCAGTTAAGCCGGCAGCAATTTTTATATGTGTGGCGCCTTGTAATTGGCCTTGTTTAAGTTGAGCTAAAGTATGCATTTATTTTCAGGCTGCCGGCTATCTAGTTTTCTTTTACGGTTTCTAAATTAGCGCTTTCAAAAACTGCTACAGGTGAAATAACTTTCTCTTGGTAATTAATGTTATTACCATAACGTTTCCGCATAATACGTTTTACCAACTCGTTACTCAAATCAAACTCTTTAAGTGTAGCCAACTTGCCAATTTCTATTCCTGCACCACGTTTATAAATTTTCCAAACCAACTCTGAGCAATATATTTTATCATCACTCCATTCAAAAGTAATATCGTAATCTTTACCTAAAAACTGGTTGCCAATTGTTTTCATGTTATTCAATATACTGTCGGTTAACAGTTGACCTGCATTTTTCAAACGTTTAACCACATAATGCCCCGCATTACCCCTTGCAATAAAAGAAGCCAATGCAGTTGTTTTAACAGGCTGTACCGCCTCTAAAACATAATACTCATGGTCCTTTATATAAATCATTCCGCAATGTGTGTATTTAGAATGAGTAGCTAATTCAATGGCTTTGCTTTGTGTCGATTTTGAATTCTGGAAAATAATATCTCCGTTCTTCAATAAATCCAAATCACTTAAAACCTTTACTTCTTCTTTGGCTTTAACCAATAAAGTATTTGTTGAATAGTATTTCCATTTTATAAATACACCACCAAACAGTATAAATGCCAGTGTAATGATTAGCGCCTTTTTCATGAAATTAATTGATAAAGTATTGAATTAACTCAAGCCGGTAATTTCACCGTTTACAAAATCAATAACCATAGCTGCAGGTTCTTTTGGTAAACCCGGCATACGCATAATTTCACCAGCTACTGCTACTATAAATCCGGCACCATTGTTTAGTACCAAATTTTCAATATGAATATTAAAACCTTCCGCAGCACCAACCAATGCAGCATTGTCAGTAAAGCTAAATTGTGTTTTGGCTATACATACTGGTAATTTATCGGCACCCAAATCAGTTATTTTTTTCAAAGCAGCTTTGGCATTTTTACCCAAAGTTATGCTACTGCCTTTGTATATCGTAGTAACAATTTTTCTTATTTTTTCTTCAACCGAATCAGTTAATTCATACGTGTGGTTAATGCTTTTGCTCGCTTTGTTCTCCACTACTTCAACCACTTTTTTAGCCAAGGCTACAGCACCATCACCACCATTGGCAAAGCCTTCATTTATAGCAAACTCAGCTCCTTTTTCTTTACACCAGTTTTGTATAAAATTAATTTCTTCTTCCGTATCAAAACCAAATTTGTTTAAAGCAACTATGACTGTTTGTCCAAACTGTTGTAAGTTTTCAATATGGCGTTCTACATTTTTTATTCCTGCTTTTAAACCTTCCATATTGGGTTGTTTAATCAGTTTCTCATCAACTTTACCATGTAGTTTTATACTTTGTGTAGTAGTAACCAATACCGCTGCTTTAGGACTTATTCCTGCTGCACGGCATTTTATATTTAAAAATTTCTCGCCTCCTAAATCACTTCCAAACCCTGCCTCCGTTACTGCATACTCTCCATGTTGCATAGCAGCTTTGGTCGCCATAATACTATTACAACCATGCGCTATATTGGCAAAAGGTCCACCATGAATAAAAGCCGCACCCCCTTCAATGGTTTGTACCAGATTAGGTTGAAAAGCATCTTTTAACAAAGTAACCAAAGCACCCGCTACACCTAAATCCTTTACATAAAAAGGAGTGTTATCGTACTTATAGCCAATTAAAATACGTTCAATACGTTTACGCAAATCATCAAGCGAAGTTGATAAACAGAATATAGCCATTATTTCAGAAGCAGGTGTAATATCAAAACCCGTTTCAGTGGGTATACCATTACTTGAACCATTTAAGCCCGAAACCATATAGCGCAACGAACGATCATTTACATCAAGCACCCTGCGCCATAATATTTGTTTTAATCCGTTTGCATTGTTTTTATTATAGTATTGGTAGTTATCAATTAAAGCAGCTAACGTATTGTTAGCTGAAGTAATAGCATGAAAGTCACCGGTAAAATGCAGGTTAATATCTTCCATTGGTAAAACCTGGCTGTAACCGCCACCGGCAGCGCCACCCTTCATACCAAAACATGGGCCTAAGCTGGGCTCGCGTAAAGCAACAATGGCTTTTTTGCCAATTTTATTTAAGCCCTGTGCCAGGGCAACAGATGTAGTTGTTTTACCACTTCCACTTTTGTTAGGTGTAGTGGCAGTTACTAAAATCAAATTGCTCTGCGCTATTTTAGCATCATCAAAATCAAAGCTGATTTTAGCTTTGTATTTTCCGTATTGCTCTAGTTGATCTTCGTTAATACCAATTTGTGCAGCAATTTTTTGAATAGGTTGAAGCTTAACTTCGCGGGCAATTTCTATATCTGATTTCATAGTTAAATAAAAATGCAATATTGAATAGTTAATTGAAATTACAAAACTTGTTTTGAAAGGTGTTTTTTTAATTCCATAAAACGCAATGTCTAATAACAAATGGAGCATACAAACTATGTTTATTTTTACTATACTTGTTCATTAAAGTTTACCCCCTATGGAAATATTCTTATTGGTAATTATACTCGGTCTGATTGTTATTTTTTATTTTCAAACCAAGGACAGGTTAGAAAAAATAGAACAAAAACTTTTTGATATACACAATCAAAAAAGCCATGAAGCAGCACCACAAAAAGAGATAGTACAGAAACAGGAAAAAGAGGTAGCAGCACCAATAAATATATTTGAAACGTATAAAAATAGGGAGCCGGATTTAGCGGTAAACAATGCCGCTATTGTTGAAACCAAAGAAGAAATTTTAGAAAAACCGCAAACGTTTGTAGCAGAAATAAATAAATATATAACCGAAAGTGTTAAGCCGATAGAGGAGAAGATAGAAGCTGAGCAGAAGCCTATTAACATGTTTAGCCAGGTAAAAGAAGAGCCTGTAAAAGAAGAAGAAAAATCGTGGTTTGCGGGCATGGTTGAGAATAACGATTTAGAGAAATTTATTGGAGAAAACCTGATAAGCAAAATAGGTATAGCTATATTGGTTTTAGGCATAGCCTTTTTTGTAAAATATGCTATTGACCAAAACTGGATAAACGAAATAGCGCGTGTTGGCATTGGTATTTTGGCAGGTGGTATTATATTAGGTTTTGCCCATAAACTTCGCGAAAATTTTAAAGCATTCAGTACCGTTTTAGTAGCAGGAGGTATCAGTACATTCTACTTTACCATAGGCTTAGCCTTTCAAGAGTATCATTTATTTAGCCAAACAGTAGCCTTTGCCATTATGCTGGTAATAACAGCTTTTAGCGTATTTATTTCCATAGGTTATAATAGGCAGGAGTTGGCTATACTTTCTATTATAGGAGGTTTTGCCACACCATTTATAGTGAGTACAGGAAGTGGAAACTATATAGTTTTATTCTCTTATGTTTTAATACTCGATTTAGGTATGCTCGTATTGGCTTTTGTACGTAAATGGACATTGGTTAATATAATAACTTACGTATTAAGTTTAATACTATACATAGCATGGTTAACAACCAAAGGCCTGCCTAATCATCCGGAGTATTTTAGCAGTGCATTTATATTTGCTACCTTATTTTACTTTGTATTTGTAGCCATGAATATTGCTTACAATATTAAGCACAAGCAGTATTTTAAAAGCATTGATTTTGGCATTTTATTAAGCAACACTTTTGCTTATTACGGTATAGGCATTGCATTGTTCAGTGCTTACAATCCGCAGCTAAAAGGGGCATTTACTTTGGGTCTTGCTTTGAGTAATTGTTTACTGGCCTGGTTTATTGTTAAAAACAGCAAAGCCGATAAAAATTTATTGTACGTACTAATAGGTTTGGCTTTAACATTTATAACCCTGGCTGCACCAATACAGTTAAAAGGAAATTACATTACCCTGTTCTGGGCAGCTGAAGGAGCTTTGTTATTATGGTTATCGCAAAAATCGGGTATGAATATATTTAGGGTAACCTCGGCTATTACCTATGTTTTAGCCTTGCTTAGTCTGATAATAGACTGGAATCAGCAATATGCATTACAATCAACATTACCTATAATCATTAACAAAGGTTTTATAGCCGGCACATTTGTATGTGTAAGCTTATGGATTAATACCATTTTATTGAAAAAAGACAAAGAGCTGGTTTTAGATTTTTATGGAGTAATTTATGAAGCAGCTGTCTATTTAAAAGTGAGTAAATTCCTTTTAGTTGCTTTGGTTTATATAGCCGGTTTGTTAGAAGTAAGTTACCAGTTAAACACAAGATTAAGCCCTCCTGAAGCGGCCTATTTCCTCACCGGAATGTATCATTTTCTGTTTACAAGCATTCTTATATTCTTCATCAATAAACAAATTTCACATGCGTTTGCCAATACCATTAAAACAATCGGTATCATTAATTTAATTATATATGTATGCTACTTTAATAGCCTTCCGTTTAAAGAGCTCGAATACAATTTTTCATGGGAATATATAAATGATGTTTTAACCTTTAACAAAGCAAGCCATTTGGCTTTTGCCTTCCATTACGTTTCGTTGGCTTGCATATTTTACCAGGCATTTATCACCTATGGATTGTTTAAACAAGACATTGAAACCAAAAAAATGTCAAACAAAATATTGTATTGGAGTTCCGTTATAGCGATAACATTTTTAGCCAGTAGCGAAGTAATTTTACATGTGGTTAAAATAAAAATGGTACGGGTTATGCCTACGGCCAAAGATGTAACCGATAGTGCATTTTACGTTAATTTCGATATTTATAACGACCTGATAAAACAAACCGGTAAAGTATTTTTACCGGTGCTATGGGGCGTTTTGTCATTTTTATTTTTATGGTTTGGTATAAAAAACCAGATAAAACACTTACGTATAGCTGCTTTGTATTTATTAGGATTAACCCTAATAAAATTATTTGTATACGATATTAGAGAAGTTTCAGAAGGTGGAAAAATTTTGGCATTCATATTGTTAGGCATTGTGCTACTTGTTATATCATTCATGTATCAAAAAATTAAAGCAATCATTATTAACGATGAACCCAAAGAAATTACCAATGAAGAAAATTTATAGCCTTTTTATTTTATTGGTTTTTATTGTTTCCAGCAGTGCAGCACAGCAATTTACCCATAAGGCATTATTAAATCAAGTAGCCAAAAAAGCCTATTGCAAAATACATGTACCCAATAGTTTACGCCAGTTTGCCGGGCCCGATTTATACGATGTAAGAATATTAGATGAAAAAAACAAACAAGTTCCTTATAAAGTAAGCAAATTTATTACCCAGCTGGCTGTTAACAGCATAGAACCTTTGCAATATGTAAATAACAACAATACCGAGTTTATTATAGAAAAAGGTGATAAGCCAACTTGGAGTCAGGTTGTTTTAAAAATAAAAAACAGTGCCGTTACCAAACAATATACCGTAAGTGGTAGTAACGATAAGAAAAAATGGTTTGCCTTAACCGATACCAGTAACCTTACCCTGTATGTAGACAACCAGGAAGTAGCAGTGAATAAAGTAATTGATTTTCCTTTGGTTGATTATAACTACATAAAGATAAATATAGACAATAGCACCTCAGTTCCATTAAACGTATTATCCATTGGTTACTCAACAAGCGAAGTAATAGCCAATACATTAGATAAAATACAACCTTTTACTTTTACTGTAGCCAATGATAGCATAGCCGATAAAACAACCATACACATTCGTTTTGAACAGGCACAACAAATAGACCAGATGAAACTGTATGTTACCGGTCCCAGCTATTATGTACGCGAAGCCAATTTGTATAAAATAGTAAGCAATAAGTACAAGAATAAAACGGTACAATACAATGGTGCCTTAACAGCATTTCAAATTCGTTCCAAGACCAACTTGATGTACGATGTAAATTTATTTGAAAACGATTTTTACATTGAAATAGCGAATTACGACAATGAACCACTGCAAATTGATTCCATTAATTTTTATCAAA is part of the Bacteroidota bacterium genome and harbors:
- a CDS encoding YiiX family permuted papain-like enzyme, with product MKKALIITLAFILFGGVFIKWKYYSTNTLLVKAKEEVKVLSDLDLLKNGDIIFQNSKSTQSKAIELATHSKYTHCGMIYIKDHEYYVLEAVQPVKTTALASFIARGNAGHYVVKRLKNAGQLLTDSILNNMKTIGNQFLGKDYDITFEWSDDKIYCSELVWKIYKRGAGIEIGKLATLKEFDLSNELVKRIMRKRYGNNINYQEKVISPVAVFESANLETVKEN
- a CDS encoding formate--tetrahydrofolate ligase, which produces MKSDIEIAREVKLQPIQKIAAQIGINEDQLEQYGKYKAKISFDFDDAKIAQSNLILVTATTPNKSGSGKTTTSVALAQGLNKIGKKAIVALREPSLGPCFGMKGGAAGGGYSQVLPMEDINLHFTGDFHAITSANNTLAALIDNYQYYNKNNANGLKQILWRRVLDVNDRSLRYMVSGLNGSSNGIPTETGFDITPASEIMAIFCLSTSLDDLRKRIERILIGYKYDNTPFYVKDLGVAGALVTLLKDAFQPNLVQTIEGGAAFIHGGPFANIAHGCNSIMATKAAMQHGEYAVTEAGFGSDLGGEKFLNIKCRAAGISPKAAVLVTTTQSIKLHGKVDEKLIKQPNMEGLKAGIKNVERHIENLQQFGQTVIVALNKFGFDTEEEINFIQNWCKEKGAEFAINEGFANGGDGAVALAKKVVEVVENKASKSINHTYELTDSVEEKIRKIVTTIYKGSSITLGKNAKAALKKITDLGADKLPVCIAKTQFSFTDNAALVGAAEGFNIHIENLVLNNGAGFIVAVAGEIMRMPGLPKEPAAMVIDFVNGEITGLS
- a CDS encoding DUF2339 domain-containing protein; the protein is MEIFLLVIILGLIVIFYFQTKDRLEKIEQKLFDIHNQKSHEAAPQKEIVQKQEKEVAAPINIFETYKNREPDLAVNNAAIVETKEEILEKPQTFVAEINKYITESVKPIEEKIEAEQKPINMFSQVKEEPVKEEEKSWFAGMVENNDLEKFIGENLISKIGIAILVLGIAFFVKYAIDQNWINEIARVGIGILAGGIILGFAHKLRENFKAFSTVLVAGGISTFYFTIGLAFQEYHLFSQTVAFAIMLVITAFSVFISIGYNRQELAILSIIGGFATPFIVSTGSGNYIVLFSYVLILDLGMLVLAFVRKWTLVNIITYVLSLILYIAWLTTKGLPNHPEYFSSAFIFATLFYFVFVAMNIAYNIKHKQYFKSIDFGILLSNTFAYYGIGIALFSAYNPQLKGAFTLGLALSNCLLAWFIVKNSKADKNLLYVLIGLALTFITLAAPIQLKGNYITLFWAAEGALLLWLSQKSGMNIFRVTSAITYVLALLSLIIDWNQQYALQSTLPIIINKGFIAGTFVCVSLWINTILLKKDKELVLDFYGVIYEAAVYLKVSKFLLVALVYIAGLLEVSYQLNTRLSPPEAAYFLTGMYHFLFTSILIFFINKQISHAFANTIKTIGIINLIIYVCYFNSLPFKELEYNFSWEYINDVLTFNKASHLAFAFHYVSLACIFYQAFITYGLFKQDIETKKMSNKILYWSSVIAITFLASSEVILHVVKIKMVRVMPTAKDVTDSAFYVNFDIYNDLIKQTGKVFLPVLWGVLSFLFLWFGIKNQIKHLRIAALYLLGLTLIKLFVYDIREVSEGGKILAFILLGIVLLVISFMYQKIKAIIINDEPKEITNEENL